In Triticum aestivum cultivar Chinese Spring chromosome 5B, IWGSC CS RefSeq v2.1, whole genome shotgun sequence, the following proteins share a genomic window:
- the LOC123116771 gene encoding auxin-responsive protein SAUR36 produces MVSAKRLAQMAKKWQRMAAIGRKRLTQTISAAKGAANDERCATSPSVAMKGHCVVYTADSVRFEVPLAYLDTAVFCELLAMSQEEFGFAGGDDGRIMLPCDATVMEYALRLLRRDASTEVVMAFMSSIARPCSFEGSVVGVGLNQQVAVC; encoded by the coding sequence ATGGTTAGTGCCAAGAGACTTGCTCAGATGGCAAAGAAGTGGCAGAGGATGGCGGCCATCGGGAGGAAGAGGCTCACCCAAACCATATCAGCGGCCAAAGGAGCAGCCAATGACGAGCGATGTGCAACTTCGCCATCAGTGGCAATGAAGGGCCACTGTGTCGTGTACACCGCCGACAGTGTGCGGTTTGAGGTGCCGCTGGCATACCTCGACACGGCGGTCTTCTGCGAGCTCCTGGCGATGTCCCAGGAGGAGTTCGGCTTTGCAGGTGGCGATGATGGGAGGATCATGCTGCCCTGTGATGCCACGGTCATGGAGTATGCCCTGCGCTTGCTCCGGAGAGATGCCTCCACAGAAGTCGTGATGGCATTCATGAGCTCCATCGCGAGGCCGTGCAGCTTCGAGGGCAGTGTGGTGGGCGTAGGGCTTAACCAGCAAGTAGCAGTTTGTTAG